GTCTTGCGTTACGTCACAAAAACCCGTCTGCTAGGAATAACTGTAGATAATAGACTTACCTGGGTACTACCACATGTGTTGGACTTAAAGTAAAGCTTTGCGAACAAACTGGAACTATTAAAACATTCCAGGTTTTTGCCTAAAGATGTCTTACTGAAATTCtatttttgtgtaattttatCATCTATTATGTATGGCCTTGTTTTGTGTGGTGCGTGACTCCATTGTAGGGCAGCtaggattatttttaatttacttaaAGATATGGCATCTCGTCGAGTGTTAAACTTTGCAAATTGGATCACAATCGGGTTATATTACAAAgtggaaatttttaaactattgTATAAGGCAAATAATAAAATTCTTCCAGACTGCCTCTCTAAGAACATCTTCAGAAAGAGAGAAAGTTCTTACTCATTACGTGGGCAGAATGTAGCTTCGATCCCGAGATACAATGGCAGAGTATTGAGGGACTCTTAAGCCTTTCGTTGGTCAGCCCTCtggaatttagttaactgtaaTGATAAAATTGACAATTTTACTTTTAAGGAAATCAAAAAACGACTTATTactaaagaatattttaaagacTTTCTCTTCGACAGCTCAACTGCCTTCACTTCTCGAGTTAGACAAAGTGATTACGTATATTTTTAGAATTTAAGGTATTACATAATGCTTTGTCCTTATCTTAGTATTTTTATATTAAATATTTAACATGTAATGTTACGTATtttatatttaatatttaatatgtATCGATACACGataattaatgtattttatcatttttatgtaTCAGTTTAACTAATATTTCTAGGTTTTAGATTAAATACTTGTACACGCGACCCCACAAACTTGGCAGCTTTAACTCTTATCGTGTATAAAGGCTTAATGTTTAATATGTTATGTTATAGTtgacagtgtccccgattagtgctccagcgctagaacgattagacagttaaataaagttccttaccTTTTCTTGAACTCAAATTCAATGAACATCACCCATGACCCTCGAAAGTTATCCGCTGTGTGGCCCACGCTTTTTGTCCACTACAAGTATCGTGGCAACAATGACGCGATCTCAAAAGATGAGAGATCACACTATTCTGCTCTTTTAGACATAGTCAAGGTAAGATCACGGTCTATATCGGGCTGATTTGCTTATTTTCTGCTCGGATGTAacatttaaaagctaaaatgtGTTATGTAAAGTGTTATGACATTCTCAGACCTTTTCAAAAAGGAAGTCTCGAGAAATTACTCATGTTACAGTTAATTCTAGCGGAACTCGCGATGTCTAATTTACCGGAGCTAAAGCTTACTGctagtgaaaaacaaaaacgaaacagtCAGTTTTGACATGATagggagaaagaaagaaagaaagaaagaaagaaagaaaaagattaCATCCCTGCTGTAAGGACATTTCAAATTCATCAACGCTACCTTGATTATTCGCTCTGAAGGAGGAAACGGAACAAAATTTGTTCGCGTGTCCGAGGCGATGGATAATATAGCCGTTTTATACAGAGGGCTTCCTTTGCTTAAGACTGTAGCAAGGCCGACGCGACGATACAATCGAATATTCCGTGATCTGCTTCGATGGAACAGCTATGCGACAATAGTGTTATAGAAAGAAGGGAAAAACCCCTCAGGTGACCTTTCAGTTTCGGTATGAATATTCACTTTCCTCCCACTTCCGGGATGCATTCGAGTTTTCAAATTTTAGACACAAGGTATGCTGAGTTTCAGTTAATTCTAGCGGTATTTAATCGCGTTCAGTTAAAGCTTGCTGGAAAACTAGCCCTACGGCCCcactttaaaatttcaggacttttttagcgagaaaaaataatcatgtattGAAGCTACTGCACGAccgataaaacaacgcgaaaatgtatATTTTAACGATATTTCGCCTGGCCAATACCAACCTTCATCAGCTTTATTTGGAGATCTAACGAATTTACTGAATATATATACACATGTTGTGAAATAATTAAAGAAGATTTCAAATGATAACGTGACGTGATACAGCTACTggataaacaaaccaaaattacaAAAGGTTAAAATGCCGTTGAAACACTAATAAATGACTATATACTTATAACTAGAAATAGTGTTTGctagagctgcccccgcttttgataacctgtttatgggatgtgtatttGATATAAATACTGTACATAAGACCattgaaaaattaacgtttcaagcattttattgaagttcacattcacgtaagtagttaacagcacaagtaaagtggttgttgtgacatcgcactacacctctttgtttgtactgagctcccctgattagaatgtcctcaaacacatttatgtctttcattaatccaggagggaattcaatgaaaaggaaacgtgagtttaataggttccttaaaacaggctcagtagtttgagtatcacaattggcacaatttaaccttcctggatttgtatgcatttcagcaacaaaaagaggccacatattgttatcgaaacccagctggtttaatccatatgctgtaactactgttaaaagaatactgctattcaaagtcacaaaattcgagcatgagctacaaaacgaatcaaatgttcttagtgtcatgaaaaggctctcttcgtcttcattgagataaccaaatgttcttttctcaaatatctggCTCAAAGAGGCATTACAATCCTTAGCCGAAAATGAACTACAAACGTCTATGATGTATGACCAAACAGGCTCGCGAATTCCCTCAATAATGAACTGTCTTCTCTCAAAGACATATAATGTGAACAAGCATTGAAAAGCAGGTCTGTAAAATCATTCCTAATaagtagatttgataaatatggaAGAGACAAATGCGTCGAGATTTCCAAAAAAGCATCAAGAGCACATGAATAAATACCAGGGTTAACAAGTTGAACGACAGAATTCATAAAGTGCCCTCTTCGAATTGTAATCAccgacttgtttatgtttgagcgtgacatattcaaaaggaaatggatttaacaaacttcacatctctttctgacaatatcgatgcaactctgagttttcagtgtttttaacgtttgagttgagattcatcattctgttctgagatatttgcgatctgttggatcgagtctgtcgaccccgttgctgatttgtgtctgataaaccaaatttattcagtacttttgaatgcttttcaattcaaagaaatcactgaagtgcaaaATGCGCACTTTAAAATGCTTCTCAAAGATGGCGAGACGCGAACTCGTAGATGCAAgaccttcaaatgctcagaaatgctgctagaagatggcgaagctggaaggtgacgaaacgcgacctcgttggttgcaagtacccgacaccaccgtgcgcgcttgctaaaatattacccgagacaaccgtgcgcgcctagtttcgtcaaatcgagaatgcttcgcccactacagacacatttcttactttttcaacaaatcttctttatccttgtatgtatacacgcggggaatcctagggtgcctagaggccaaaaccctgcgggggcaattaaTAACGAGATCGTCAAAATCATCCGTCACGTTTGTTTATCCCAAGAGGTTCTGTAGTTTGTGCTTTTTCAATGAGATGGGCTTTTCCAGCTCACAATGATTGATGAGTTTTTCGATAGGAATGAGTAACATGACTGTTTGAATGGTTATTGCCAAGACAGTGTTCTGAGACAGCTGCTGCCTGGATATAACTACTAGTGGGACTGAGTACAGGGCGTCTGTGTGCATTAAAACGGTATTTAAGGCGACGTTTGGTTTCCCCGATATACTGAAGATTACATAATTTacactgaatcatgtaaataacattgaaaGTGTTGCAAAATAAGTGTTGAAAATGTTCTATATAGGGGCAGGTGGTGCAGTTTTTACTTCTGCAACGAAAAGAACCGGGAgaattattattactgggtcggttgccatatggcaatccagtcggaaaacGAGTTAAATTTAGtcgcttcctttttttttttttcgtgtcggaAAAAGTCTTTCCTGAAAATGCGTCAGTCTTTAAAATAAACCAGACGTTTCGAGAGTGCTCCCTCTTCTTCTCGAAACGTCTGGTTTACGTATTTTCTTTAATGAACTTTTAGAACTTTTACTATTTTCTTAACACATGGTCAAAAATCTGTTGAGTTTCAGGCCACACCGAGAGAACACCTTCAGATTAAAGGTGCACAAATTTTGACCACATATCAATTCGATCGACTGAAAGTTATACGTCATCAATCCAGTAAATTTCCTTTTATCGCGACCTATTCTTATTTTGAATGAAAAGACGAATGATGATGAAATTGACTTGTTACATTTCAGGTTATACTAAAGGGACTTAAGTTTCACAAATGCCAGACGTTGAGGTCACCCCGCCGGATAGCACCCTTGAAGCTATTCCTGGAAACCCTCCAGAGCTTGATCGCATACAACTTAAACCCGCCGACCTACCAAAAGACCCCGTGCCTTGGGAAAATGTTGAACTCCCGATCGATATCATGTTGCTTACCGCAAAGGACTGTGAATTGTGCAGTTGCCTTCAATATTGCCTGGATCCTGGTTACTTCAGGAGTTATTGCAGGAACGTTGGGTATGTGTACTTCGGGAAAATGGGAGAAGGAGAAACGAAGCTTAAAATAGCTGTAATTAGGTGCAATGTGGGATCCACCGTTCCTATGGGATCCGCTGTTGTTGTTCCAGATGCCGTAAGAATGCTTAGCCCTAAAGCTGTGTTTTGCGTCGGTTACTGTGGTGGGTTAAACAAGAAGAAAATCAAGTTAGGGGATGTGGTAATCTCGGCGAAGTTAGCGTCATACGCACCCGTTAAAGTTAACGAGGATGGGGTCACTGAGCGCGGCGTTCGAGTACCGGCAAGCACAGGGCTCGCCAAGTTGACGATAGGTGCCGATTATGGTTGGAGGGCACCTTTGAAAAATCCAAGGGAATTGGAAGTGAAGGTACACAAGGATGCCTTGCTTTTGAGCGGTCCAGAGGTGGTTAACAGCGAGGAAAGGCGCGACGAACTGATCCAGAGATATCCTGATGCTATTGCCATTGAAATGGAAGGCGAAGGTACGAATATAATGAACAATAACGAATACAATTAGCTATTATTAAATCATTGTTTTCAACTTCGACTGAACTACCATCCGCAAATCCGTCTTTTCTTCCCTGTTAGTTTTGCACGTCAATAACGTATTATTGTACTTTTCCGTgtcataaattattaattttgtagttTCCTTAGGTCTCATGTTCTCaaataatttgttgttttcctttaaGAGTAACAATTATATCTAGCTAGAGATCATCTCTCCACGACTCAAAACTTTACGGAATCATTCACATCGATATCTCGGAGACTAAAGTAAGTTCAGAATTTCTCACTTCTTTGTGGAATAAGTTACTTCATTTCATCGTTTGGGTTAAAGTGtctcatttttatttgtttatttttcgaTTTTTCATTATCACGTGATTAGCCTTAGATCTTAAAATTTAGGATGTTACTTAAAGTAGTTTTCAGTTCATTTTATGTTCTAGTTTGAACAACATAAAAACACACAAGAACACTCGGCCACACATAAAGTAAATGTCAGGAGCTCCTGTAAATGTTCATTCTATAACTTCTATTTGCCGTTTCGAATCAAAGAGTTTACGTTTTTATTGCTATTAATAGCAAGTTCCGAAATAAACTGCGTATTGAATCAATCTCTGTTTTAAGACACTGTGGGTTGGTTTTGCGAATAGAATTCTCTACCTCGTCACCCACAGGATAAAGGATGAAATGAAGAGGcaatttaacaactattcaccgaagtgacGATATTTACCGTCTTGGAACGATTACAATATTCTCCGGCGCAATTCCCGCGGGAGTTGCGCTGGGGGAGGTGAATAGGAAAGGATATTtgggagtttgagtagccaatccgAGGGCTCCTTcgacgctatccactgttttagtatatactaaatgtATATGTGAAAAACATACCTTTGAACTGCTCATAGAATCGTGATAAGATTTTTTGACTCTCGCAGCCAAACATTGCGTAATATAAGAAACGAATTAGAAAggaaaggctaaaaaaaattagTCTTGAACGGGAAGTGAACTCAGCCTACCCatggggttttgctaaaagcaggtcCGCGGCGCGGcccacggcccagcggcccggcggcccgaaggTCCAGCGACCCGCAGCCCACGcacggcccgcgacggcccggcggccTGGAGGCCCGGtggcccagtcctgattttccccattttttttgtccagcggtaaatccacgcgcatgcacagatctacATCGGGTTTGGGCTTGCAAAGTGGACGACGGTacgtttgaattcgtttaccattttaataataatttcaatccttttcgatccgggtttacctcggtgcaaaaacctgtgaaactttttctttgttttgttagctcgtggtagggttaggttattgtttgatgtttttttgctcttttgttttcctttgtgttacgtcatctgtgagtttcacaggtttttacaccgaggatgagcctTCGATTCTTTCTTTCGTTGcgtgttgctaagtgaaaaacgtAGTCATTCTCTGTTTATTCGTCTGTTTACAGAACCCGATAGAGAGGAAGTCCATTCTCAAAcgatgtaagttattttcaaagcacAGTTTGAGATTGAAAATTTCATAAGCTAAATAATGAGATATGTGAACTGCGAATTGTCACTGAGTTGCGGTTGTCAGTTTATCAGGCAAATACATTAGGGCCGTtcatacgagagaaaataagccgcggcttactctgcccgcggcgtacataattcgcgaaaggaactatttatacgagtataaactcccaggccaggtcaagccgcggcttgagaaagccgtgaacgtagattttgtgccatttatacggggtgttcgcgtcttatgtaagccgcggccagagtaagccgcggcttattttctctcgtataaacggcc
The Montipora capricornis isolate CH-2021 chromosome 10, ASM3666992v2, whole genome shotgun sequence genome window above contains:
- the LOC138018569 gene encoding 5'-methylthioadenosine/S-adenosylhomocysteine nucleosidase-like, with the translated sequence MPDVEVTPPDSTLEAIPGNPPELDRIQLKPADLPKDPVPWENVELPIDIMLLTAKDCELCSCLQYCLDPGYFRSYCRNVGYVYFGKMGEGETKLKIAVIRCNVGSTVPMGSAVVVPDAVRMLSPKAVFCVGYCGGLNKKKIKLGDVVISAKLASYAPVKVNEDGVTERGVRVPASTGLAKLTIGADYGWRAPLKNPRELEVKVHKDALLLSGPEVVNSEERRDELIQRYPDAIAIEMEGEGLYTAAHRLNVEWVVIKGVSDFAAKKSSTDSWRPFASAMAASVTAHILRDPYVFQDWPHCA